GCTGCAGCTACTATTCCAAAATATTTTCCTCTTTGTCGAGGGGAAAGCAAATCAGAAAATGTGATCATCACCAAGCAATTTACACCTCCTCCACCTATACCCGACAAGCctctgaagatgaaaagcATGGTTGGGTTTTTGGCGAATCCACAGCCTAAGTCACCTACCATGAGACAAACCAAACTGAAGACAAATatttgttttcttccaaagatGTCCGAAAATCGACCATAAAGCAATTGGAAATTTGTGTTAGCTATCAAGTACGAAGTCGATGTCCAACTATTAATGAGAAACGCATGGTGAAGATCCTTCGAAATGGAAGGGATAGCCGTGGAGACAGCAGTCTGGTCAAAGAAAGACACGAACAAAGAAGCTGTCAAACAAGATAATGTCAATAAGAGCTTCTTTCTATCCAAAGTCTGCGACTGGTCTGTTAGTCCAGCTATGgtcattttgcaatcaattACAGATGGAGGACATACGAACAAAATTTGCAGAATGTTAAAGAGATAGTAAAATGTATATGTACTTCGCTAACCATTTCAGAGTATTGTTGAACTTCTGATCACCAATTCCACCCTCTGGAGCCGAGCCAATATCAATTTATCTACATAGCCAGTTTTGGGTCTATCGGAAATGATCATTACATCTGGCAGTGGGTAAATGCGGCAGGTCGAAACTTGAATCCAGTTTTGTATGCGGAATCATTCCGCTTCCACTGCAGAGCGGAATTCCCGCTGCAGACAGAGATAAGCCAGAGATATTTCTGTAAGGTGTGCATGGTCCTGCTAACGATCTTGCATTTTCCTTTATTTAATCATGACATTTCCTGCCAAACGCTTCTTCTACCTGTACTGAAAATaagatcaagaaatcatcttagacttttcaaatatttttgCATACAATGTCAGTCGTTTCACTTAAAATTTCGAAGtaagtagaagaaaatttGAGTATATTAAAGTCGTTTATCGATTGAAATATACGGGCTCTGACCCTATCCCATTTTTAATGAATGCAAAAACTTACTAACAATCCAGTGACAACTCTATTACGCGTGAGGACTTGCGaaaccaagttgaaaaattgaaggtgaaattgaatgatgaagaagaggatgacTACTATACCTTGCTTGCAGCCATGGATTCTTCCATCAAAAAGGTGTTGGATATGGATGATTTTTATCTACCCACAGACTATGAGCGTTTTCCCAGAAAAAATATTCATAGACCAGTAGGTGTAGATAACGAAGCTAATGCTTGGGCCTATAGGGTCGAAATAGAAGATACTAAGCCCGAAATGTCGAAAAGCAGACCACTTGCTGGTCGTACAATCACCTTTAAAGATTGCGTAGAAGTTGGTAAGGTTCCGCAAATTGGAGGTACCGATTCATGGAAGCCATGGACACCTGAAGCTGATGCTACAGTTGTCACCCGAGCCTTAGAGGCTGGTGCAAAGCTTGTTGGATTGGCTACCTGTGAAAACCAGTGTTCTTCTACCTCTTCTagtacttcttctactggtGATGTTCCCAACCCATACGGTAAGTCCCATTCAGCTGGTGGTAGCAGTTCTGGGTGTGGTTATTTGGTGGGTACTGGCGAAGTTGACCTTGCAGTGGGTGCTGATCAAGGTGGTTCTATCAGAGTGCCAAGTTGTCAATGTGGTATAGTTGGCTTGAAACCAACTTTCGGTCTTATTCCTTACTCTGGCATTGGAAGTAACGAGTTTAACAATGATCACGCTGGTCCAATGACAAAAGATGTACTCGACaatgctcttcttcttggtgttCTTGCCGGCGTTGATGGCTTTGATGACCGACAAATGGGTGCTCCTCTCTACAAAGATGTTCCAGATTACACGAAGTTAGTCAAGGAAAGCTCCGTCAAAGGTATGAAAATCGGCATCTTGAAGGAGTCATTGGAAGTTCCAGCCATGACTGAAGCAATGAAGGAAAAATTTCTACATCAGGCAAAGTTGTGGGAAGCTTTGGGAGCTGAAGTGGTTGAAGTATCTATCCCTTACCATCACATCGCTCCTGAAATATGGATGACTGGTCAAAGAGTTGCTGGTGCAGTCAGAAAGTTAGGTATGCAATGTGGTAGACGTGTCGTGCAATCTAGTAAAGCTATTGACCACTGCTATCCTTGGACTCAAGAATCTTTCGAAAAGGCACCAGTCAATGTCAAGAACGGGCTCATCAACGGTTTGTATCTCATGGAAAAGCACCCAGGAATCTACGTGAAAACTATTAACCTCAGTTTCAAAGCTAGAGCTGAATATGATAAAGCTCTTGAAACGGTTGATGTGTTGATCACACCAACTGTTCCCTTTGCTGCTCCACGCCATGGTGACAGAAAAGCTAGTCCAATAAAAAGGATTAAAAATACTATTGGTCTAAACGCTAACACGGGTATCTTTAACATTACTGGACATCCAGCTTTGACTTTCCCTATGGGATTCTTGGCTTCTCAAGAGGATCCAGACATGAAATTCCCTGTTGGTATACAAATAATCGGTAAGCATTTTGACGAGCAATCAGTATATGCTGCTGCATATGCATGGGAACAAGCATACAACTGGAAGGACTATTAAGTATCTCTTAGCTTTGCGTTGATAAACCAAATATCTGCATTTAAACATTTAGATATGTAGGCGAGCCTTCTTATATACTTTGCTTAGAAATAGTTTTGCaaatatatacaaaatGATGCCAATACCCACATTGATTAATGTGATTGTTGTCATTTACTAGATGCAAGTTATTCAAAGACCCAACAGACTACTGGAAGAAGTGAGAAACTTGCATAAGATCGTCAGAGACATTACCGAAACTAGAAGAGCATGTCGACCACTCAAGGTTCAGTATAGTAGAAGAGTAATTCAAAAAGTTTAAAGAGTATTGTAACAGTATTAATACTTACTTAGTGTACTTGAAAAGGATTGAATAACAGACTTATAAAAGTCTTGTATTGTCTGTTTCAATCAATTCAATTATTAAATAATCTTTTGAGCTCTTTCTAATGGCCTAACAACGTTACTTCCTTTACTGCAAATGAAACCGAACTTTTCTTAGATAATTGAGTAATACTAAATAATTATTTCAACTTTCAATTTATTTGAGACAATGATCTTGTTAAGTGGATCTTTAAATATCGTGTTACTCTGAATCGAAGTTCAtatggttgcaaaatgaacATTTATTTTATGGTGCAATtcatagaagaaaatgCGACACAAATAGAATCATCTAACTGCATCTAAAAATACGATCCAAAAAATTCTCGATTTTTCACCCagtctgtttcttgatAGAAACAACGAGTTCAACACAATGCTACGCCTGGTCGGCTATGGCTGTTCATGCAAAGCTCATAGGATATCACATGTTAGTAGCATAAACTTCGATTTTGTTGTATCGCAATTACGTCTAAACTCATCAAGCAGCACAAATCTGAACTCAccatcaagttcaaattcaacCTCACTGAAAGTTGATTTTCCTTCTTTAGATGAAAAATGGTCTGCCAAATGGAGAAAACAGTCTCCTACGGGTGCCCTTCATCCTACTAAGCATTTGACAGACACTCTGGCAGAGAAATTCTACGCTTTGTCTATGTTTCCATATCCATCTGGTATTCTTCATTTGGGCCATACAAGAGTGTACACTATTAGTGATGTAATAGCTAGATTCAAGAGGTTGAAAGGTTATAATGTGATACATCCAATGGGATGGGATGCGTTTGGATTACCCGCAGAAAATGCTGCTGTGGAAAGAGGCGTGAATCCTGCTGACTGGACAGAGAGAAATATCGACAAAATGAAGGAACAGATAGACTTCATGCTAGCCGATTTCGACTGGGACAGAGAGGTCACTACATGTTCGCCAGATTACTACAAGTGGACACAGAAGATATTCTTGTTACTTTTCGAAAACGGTCTAGCCtatagaaaagaagccCAGATCAACTGGGACCCCGTAGACCAGACAGTGTTAGCCAATGAACAAGTAGATTCAGAAGGTaaatcttggagaagtggAGCACTAGTCGAGAAAAGAAACTTGGAACAGTGGTTTATAGGTATAACCAAGTATGCTTCTGAACTTAATCGAGACTTGGATTATTTGAAGGGATGGCCACAAAAGGTGAAGGCTATGCAACGGCACTGGATTGGAGAGTCACATGGTGCTGAAATCATCTTTCCCACCAATAACTCATCTCATCAAGAATTATCTGTTTTTACCTCTAGGCCAGATACGTTGTTCAGTGTACAGTTTTTGGCAATTTCCATAAATCATCCTTTAGCCAAGAAAGCTGCAGAATCAGATACTGCTCTCGCTGCCTTTATAAAAGagtcatcttcagcttcacCTGATTCTAAGGATGGATACTTGCTTCGAACAAAGGCGTCTATTCCTATTAATCCATTCAACGACAAGCAAGAAGTTTTTGATGTCCCTATCTATATTGCGCCCTATGTTTTGGATACATATGGTCATGGTGCTGTTATGGGTTGTCCAGCGCATGACGAAAGAGACTTCGACTTTTGGAAACTTCATAGTCCTGACAGTCAGATTGTGCAAGTTGTAGGACTTCAAGATGTAGAAGCTGCTAAGACAAGAGGCTTGGATCTGCCATTTACTGATAAAGCAGGTATTCTCTACGATTCATCTGTTTTAGAAGGTGGTTTAAAAGATTTGGGAGACTACCATGGAAAAACAACAAAACAGGCAGCTCATGATATTGTCAAGTCTTTGGAAAATCATGGTTGTGGATCTAAATCAACTCAGTTTAGAATCAGAGATTGGTTGATTAGTAGACAAAGATACTGGGGAGCACCTATTCCGATAGTCCACTGTGATAGTTGCGGGCCTGTAGCGGTTCCGGATGAACAGCTTCCTGTATTATTACCAAAAGTTAGTGGCTCTAGTTTTGGGAAAGGTAATCCTTTAGACAAGCTTGAAAGCTTTGTTGAAACATCTTGTCCCTCGTGTGGTGCTCAAGCTCGTAGAGAAACTGATACCATGGATACATTCATGGACTCATCTTGGTATTTCTTCCGTTATTTGGATTCTCAAAACGAGAAGATGCCTTTTGGTCATGATGTTACTACCAAAAACATGCCTGTAGATATGTACATTGGAGGCGTAGAACATGCTATTTTGCATTTACTATATTCCAGATTCATCTCCAAATTTCTTGGAGATGTTGGTTTGTGGAACGGCAAGGAAGTGCATAACGAGCCTATTAAGAGATTGGTTACGCAGGGCATGGTCCAGGGGAGAACATTCACAGATCCCGACACAGGAAGATTCTTGAAGCCAGAGGAGGTGAGTACTCTATCTAGAGAACCTACTGTTATTGCTACTGGCAAGGTACCTAAGGTTTCATATGAAAAGATGTCAAAATCTAAATACAATGGTGTAGACCCAGAAGAATGCATTAAGCAGTATGGTGCTGATTCAATCAGAGCCCACATGCTTTTCCAAGCCCCAGTCTCAGATGAACTCAACTGgaatgaagaacaaatccAGGGCGTTCAGCGTTGGTTAAGAAAAGTCATTTCTCTAGAAGAAACGATCTCTAGGTTAGcacttgaaagaaagacttaTAGTGGAGTCGATACTTTCAAGCTTGAGAACTTTGAACTTTGTGGTGTTCATCATGACGTGTTAGAGGTTAGTCAAAATGAATTCAACTTATTGAGTGATGTTCAACGTTATATTCAGCGTATTGCAAATTccattgaagttgaattaTCCTTCAACACCGTGATTTCagacttgatgaaattaaCCAATGCAATCATTGCTGCATCTAAGCCAGGAGAAGATGTAAATTATGAGATACTCCTAGATTCTTATAGGAAATTATTGATTATTTTGAGTCCTATCACACCCTGTACTGCCGAAGAGTGCTGGGAAAGGTTGAATTCCAATTTAGAATTAGAGTGCAAATCTATCTTTCACGAAAGGTACCCTACCCACCAAAAAATTGAATCTCCATTTACAAAATATAATGTCTTTGTTAACGGCAGAGCTAGGCATTCTTTCGAGGCCTTGAAGCTGTTGGCGGAGAAGAGTGAAGCTGAAATTTTATCGCATATTCTTAAATATGATGATGTTTCGAAATTTGTTGCAGTGGAAAGGATCCAAAAAGTAATTACGAAACCAGGTATGATTAGTATTGTCATGACAAAAATCTAGAAATActtgtatatatttataaatAACGACTTGTACATAGTCTTCAAAATTAACGTCTATTATGGTTATATATGCAAGGTCTATATTGTACACTATTTACAGTAGTTTGATGTCTCTATGTATAAGTTAATTCCCTTAGTATCCCCTTTGCATCACGTACCTCTTGTAAtcctttcttctgattttACCTTCATAAGTCAATTGTGCCCTTCTTGCGATACTGCGCACAGTCTGGGCCACATTGGTATTTCCTTGTCTAATAGCAGCTGACTTCAAGACATCAAGCTCTTTCCAGGTCCATCTAAATTGATATTCCGTACTCTTCAACACTGCCAAAGCATCTTCAAGTAAATTAAGTTCTGTCAAGGTTCGAACCATTTGAGTAGCAAATTGGAAATCAAGCTTATCTTTTTCGGTTCTTGGTAATTTCTTAAAGGTTTCAGTTTTTCTAAATTTTCCTCTTTCCTGCCAGATTCTATTGGCAAAGTTGTAGTTATTGAATTTTCCAGCTGCCTTCAACGCAACCACATATGTTAATGAGACTCTAGGAGTTCTTTTGCTCTGAATGGACTTCAAAATAGGTGATTTTACTATGGAAGTTTCGTCGTATTTCTCATGAGCTGATGATTTCTGTGTCAAAAAGTCAGTAGTTTCTACAACTACGTCTGGTTCTTCTATAACAACTCCTGACAAGACATTGTTAATTTTTTCATCAAGGAATGTTGACCCCTCCATCCTGTCGATGAAATCACTCAATGTTCCTCTTTCACTGGCGATGTTTAAGTATGAAGTCGTGCTTTCACTATTGATAAGCTCCGAGTTATTCAAACAAGCATGTGCCCAAATTGCACTGGATTCCGCCATAATTTGCTCTTTAGTTGTGAGCTCGTTAAAGGGAAGAAAAGGGAACTGATTAGTGGGGTCAGAAATTCCTGATCTATCAATTACGTTAAATCTAaattttcttcctttttcaTCTGCATTAATCAAAAATGGTTCCCCTAAATCATCACTCAAACGGGCTTTAGAATACGCCAATAATAAGAAATTGAACGACCTCAATGAAACAGTATTATCTTTTAAAAGTCTTGAATACAATGCCCTGGTTAAAGCAAGATCACCGTCCCTAGACGACAAATAGAGCATATACTCATAAGTAGGCAATGTCGGGGTCCAGTTGTTTCTATTAATTTCAAATATGAAATCCCAACTTTTGAATTTAAAGGCCTCTCTTGAAGCACAACCTCGAGCTAAAGCCACCATGATTTGTTGATTAGGTTCGATTTTTTCGGTTATCATTTCTCGGTATATATCTATCGCTTTTTCGATATCGTCATTGTTCACATATGAAACAATGATATCTTGATATGCTCGTGTTCCAGGTTTATAtacttctttttgaaatcTCATTGTATCGAATATTTCTACTGCTTGTTTGTGATCTCTAGCCTTGTAGACACAAGTGGCTAGTATATTTGTGAGAGCCATACCTGATATCTCGATTTTGTGTAGTTTCATCTCTGATAAGAGATCTTGAATTCTATTTATATTTCCGTTTTTTCCATATGCTTGCACCATAACTTCGCAGGTCCTCTTAGGCAACtttcctttcttcaattttctgATTCTCTTGCAGTAGTTTTCCAAGATTTGAATTACTTGGTTGGGCACAGCTGATCCCAGTGCCAAACTGGCTATGTACAAGTTCAATATTTTGGCAGTCTTTGGTATCTTTGCCTCCTTCAAAAGCTGGTCGACTTTAGGAATAACCTTTTGCAACTCCGAAGCTGGAATCTTTGTAAGAAAGTCTACTACTGTTGTGTAGGGTAAATCTTTGAAACCTCTGTCAGCCTTGAGTTGGTCAAGTACAAGGGTCCAGTTTTGATTAGTTTCCGAAACCAAATATCTGAGAGCCAAGCCCAATCTCTTtgctatttcttctggaatagGAGTTGCAGGAACAATAAACGCATTCTGTTCCATAACGAATTCggattcttctttctctataTGAGTAGTTACAGTTTCAGGTTCTGGAATATTAGTTCGAACTGTTGCTACATGTTGAGACTTAGTGACTTTTACTACATCTTCAACACTTTTGAgttttttgatttcatctgAGGGAACAGGAATTTTGGCTATCTTGGATAGTTCCTGTTTCTGCTTTACTAATTGAGACACTTTCTTAGTGAGAGCACGTAGATCTTCGATTCTTTTGCGTGTCTTAAGCTCATCATATTTGATTTTACGTTGAAAATCGTCGTCCAAAGTCTTTCTAGCTCTTTCGGTTGAGGAATCGTTAtgatttggaagatttgATATGGGCGAAAGAGAATGAGAAGGTGATTTTCTATCGTGTGAGCTTATGAAAATGGTTCGTATGGGCCCAAAACTACCACTAGAAGTACGGACAGAGTTACCAACTTGCAGAAATCGTACTGTACGGGCATATCGGAGCATTTCAGATCTTCTATGGCAAAAGTGAAGGATAGTGGAATAGCAAaatattgaagagttgcagtcaaaaaaaaataacTATGGAAaggaagtgaaaagttcagAAGCGATGTCGCGCGACATAATTACAGAGAAGAGATGTATGGGGAACTTATGGACATGTTCAACGAATATGAACAAAAAGTGACGAAGACTTAAATCTGCAAATATTCCTTTTGGACTACATTAGAGGAATTGCTGGAAAGAACTATAACCAGTAGTACATCGTCCACAAATATAGCACCATATATATAAATCCAGCTTCCCGGGTAGTTTATGTCGCAGCATTGAACGACATTTTTACTCCATATTCGCAATACTCATTTATCGGTCTGGCATCTGCTACACTACTATAATTAAACATGTTTCAACACTTCATTATTGGCTTGTACCTCcactttttttctttttgtaATATCTATTCATAGCCAATGTCGTTAGGTTCGGGAGCTGGATCCGGAACAAGGTCCCGGTCGGCTACTTTAACTGGAAGATCGGGCCGAGGGAATATCACAGCAGACTCCACGATGATTTCTGCGACCAGCGTAGGCGCTGGGGCTCCATCAAATATCGCTGGGGCTCCCGGAGGAATTCTGGGAAGCTTTCCACATGACATACCTCCGGATTTGGTGCTATTACTACAGAAACTCGAAGAGGATTTCACAGTAAATAAGACAATCGACCAATGGACATATATCAACCGTCGTGAAGAGATCATGCAATCGGTTACAaaacttcaccaacaacaacaggaGTTGCAGGAACAGCAAATAGACCCTGATCTGCTATCAAAGCCATTGTTTCCTCGAAAACTGGCagaattcttgaaggaacATAAATTTCTGCTGGAGAAACTAGTAGACGTTTTGGCCGGTAGGGCCAATACATATACTGCAGAGCAGGCTTTTTTAGTGCTTGACTCAAAGGGAAAGGAAGTCAATTCTATCTCCTG
This Scheffersomyces stipitis CBS 6054 chromosome 3, complete sequence DNA region includes the following protein-coding sequences:
- the AMI1 gene encoding Glutamyl-tRNA(Gln) amidotransferase subunit A (amidase) (Glutamyl-tRNA(Gln) amidotransferase subunit A (amidase) (AMID1) (bacterial)~go_function amidase activity), with translation SSDNSITREDLRNQVEKLKVKLNDEEEDDYYTLLAAMDSSIKKVLDMDDFYLPTDYERFPRKNIHRPVGVDNEANAWAYRVEIEDTKPEMSKSRPLAGRTITFKDCVEVGKVPQIGGTDSWKPWTPEADATVVTRALEAGAKLVGLATCENQCSSTSSSTSSTGDVPNPYGKSHSAGGSSSGCGYLVGTGEVDLAVGADQGGSIRVPSCQCGIVGLKPTFGLIPYSGIGSNEFNNDHAGPMTKDVLDNALLLGVLAGVDGFDDRQMGAPLYKDVPDYTKLVKESSVKGMKIGILKESLEVPAMTEAMKEKFLHQAKLWEALGAEVVEVSIPYHHIAPEIWMTGQRVAGAVRKLGMQCGRRVVQSSKAIDHCYPWTQESFEKAPVNVKNGLINGLYLMEKHPGIYVKTINLSFKARAEYDKALETVDVLITPTVPFAAPRHGDRKASPIKRIKNTIGLNANTGIFNITGHPALTFPMGFLASQEDPDMKFPVGIQIIGKHFDEQSVYAAAYAWEQAYNWKDY
- the NAM2 gene encoding leucine--tRNA ligase (go_function tRNA ligase activity; ATP binding~go_process tRNA aminoacylation for protein translation); this translates as MFPYPSGILHLGHTRVYTISDVIARFKRLKGYNVIHPMGWDAFGLPAENAAVERGVNPADWTERNIDKMKEQIDFMLADFDWDREVTTCSPDYYKWTQKIFLLLFENGLAYRKEAQINWDPVDQTVLANEQVDSEGKSWRSGALVEKRNLEQWFIGITKYASELNRDLDYLKGWPQKVKAMQRHWIGESHGAEIIFPTNNSSHQELSVFTSRPDTLFSVQFLAISINHPLAKKAAESDTALAAFIKESSSASPDSKDGYLLRTKASIPINPFNDKQEVFDVPIYIAPYVLDTYGHGAVMGCPAHDERDFDFWKLHSPDSQIVQVVGLQDVEAAKTRGLDSPFTDKAGILYDSSVLEGGLKDLGDYHGKTTKQAAHDIVKSLENHGCGSKSTQFRIRDWLISRQRYWGAPIPIVHCDSCGPVAVPDEQLPVLLPKVSGSSFGKGNPLDKLESFVETSCPSCGAQARRETDTMDTFMDSSWYFFRYLDSQNEKMPFGHDVTTKNMPVDMYIGGVEHAILHLLYSRFISKFLGDVGLWNGKEVHNEPIKRLVTQGMVQGRTFTDPDTGRFLKPEEVSTLSREPTVIATGKVPKVSYEKMSKSKYNGVDPEECIKQYGADSIRAHMLFQAPVSDELNWNEEQIQGVQRWLRKVISLEETISRLALERKTYSGVDTFKLENFELCGVHHDVLEVSQNEFNLLSDVQRYIQRIANSIEVELSFNTVISDLMKLTNAIIAASKPGEDVNYEILLDSYRKLLIILSPITPCTAEECWERLNSNLELECKSIFHERYPTHQKIESPFTKYNVFVNGRARHSFEALKSLAEKSEAEILSHILKYDDVSKFVAVERIQKVITKPGMISIVMTKI
- a CDS encoding predicted protein, translating into MLRYARTVRFSQVGNSVRTSSGSFGPIRTIFISSHDRKSPSHSLSPISNLPNHNDSSTERARKTLDDDFQRKIKYDELKTRKRIEDLRALTKKVSQLVKQKQELSKIAKIPVPSDEIKKLKSVEDVVKVTKSQHVATVRTNIPEPETVTTHIEKEESEFVMEQNAFIVPATPIPEEIAKRLGLALRYLVSETNQNWTLVLDQLKADRGFKDLPYTTVVDFLTKIPASELQKVIPKVDQLLKEAKIPKTAKILNLYIASLASGSAVPNQVIQILENYCKRIRKLKKGKLPKRTCEVMVQAYGKNGNINRIQDLLSEMKLHKIEISGMALTNILATCVYKARDHKQAVEIFDTMRFQKEVYKPGTRAYQDIIVSYVNNDDIEKAIDIYREMITEKIEPNQQIMVALARGCASREAFKFKSWDFIFEINRNNWTPTLPTYEYMLYLSSRDGDLALTRALYSRLLKDNTVSLRSFNFLLLAYSKARLSDDLGEPFLINADEKGRKFRFNVIDRSGISDPTNQFPFLPFNELTTKEQIMAESSAIWAHACLNNSELINSESTTSYLNIASERGTLSDFIDRMEGSTFLDEKINNVLSGVVIEEPDVVVETTDFLTQKSSAHEKYDETSIVKSPILKSIQSKRTPRVSLTYVVALKAAGKFNNYNFANRIWQERGKFRKTETFKKLPRTEKDKLDFQFATQMVRTLTELNLLEDALAVLKSTEYQFRWTWKELDVLKSAAIRQGNTNVAQTVRSIARRAQLTYEGKIRRKDYKRYVMQRGY